From Ammospiza caudacuta isolate bAmmCau1 chromosome 23, bAmmCau1.pri, whole genome shotgun sequence, one genomic window encodes:
- the OAF gene encoding out at first protein homolog, translated as MRGPRLPALPALLWLALAPLPGPAARAELRVRVRLPGGQVTEESLQADSGADCVSLELRAADGALVTLTADFRQEVKIFRALILGELERGQSQFQALCFVTRLHRNEIIPSESMAKLRQKNPRTVRQAEEVRGLEHLSMDVAVNFSKAAQLSSHIHNVCAEAREAIYTREEDVKFWLEKGMDGSMFEVLPRGSDLPELQRCRQCPERWRPCMCSYSLSIEWYPCMLKYCKSRDAAGRLSSYKCGIRSCQKGYTFHFYVPQKQLCLWDEET; from the exons ATGCGCGGCCCGCGGCTGCCGGCGCTGCCCGCGCTGCTCTGGCTGGCGCTGGCcccgctgcccggccccgctgcccgcgCTGAGCTGCGGGTGCGGGTGCGGCTGCCCGGCGGGCAGGTGACGGAGGAGAGCCTGCAGGCCGACAGCGGCGCCGACTGCGtcagcctggagctgagggcGGCCGACGGCGCCCTCGTCACGCTCACGGCGGATTTCAGACAG GAGGTGAAGATTTTCCGTGCCTTAATCCtgggggagctggagaggggccaGAGCCAGTTCCAGGCCCTGTGCTTTGTGACCCGGCTGCACCGCAACGAGATCATCCCCAGCGAGTCCATGGCCAAGCTGCGCCAG AAAAACCCGCGGACAGTGAGGCAGGCAGAGGAGGTGCGAGGCCTGGAGCACCTCAGCATGGACGTGGCCGTGAACTtcagcaaggcagcccagctgagctcccacaTCCACAACGTCTGCGCGGAGGCCAGGGAGGCCATTTACACCCGGGAGGAAGATGTCAAGTTCTGGCTGGAGAAAG GAATGGACGGCTCCATGTTCGAGGTTCTGCCCCGGGGCTCAGACCTGCCGGAGCTGCAGCGCTGCCGGCAGTGCCCCGAGCGCTGGAGGCCCTGCATGTGCAGCTACTCGCTCAGCATCGAGTGGTACCCCTGCATGCTCAAGTACTGCAAGAGCCGCGACGCCGCGGGCAGGCTCAGCTCCTACAAGTGCGGCATCCGCAGCTGCCAGAAGGGCTACACCTTCCACTTCTACGTGCCTCaaaagcagctctgcctctgggaTGAGGAAACTTAG